A window from Mycobacterium saskatchewanense encodes these proteins:
- a CDS encoding DUF732 domain-containing protein, with translation MLLAAIVSVAVVLICAVGSVPTARADAIDDAFIAALKAHGIDHESDKAAIAAGRLVCHQLDMGRSQDEIATDVMNSSGLDAEHAGYFVAVAERAYCPRYADIPS, from the coding sequence ATGTTGTTGGCCGCGATCGTGTCAGTCGCTGTTGTGTTGATTTGCGCGGTTGGATCGGTCCCGACAGCGCGCGCCGACGCTATCGACGACGCGTTCATCGCTGCGCTGAAGGCACACGGCATCGACCACGAGTCGGACAAAGCCGCGATCGCGGCCGGTCGTTTGGTTTGTCACCAACTCGATATGGGCAGGTCGCAGGACGAGATCGCGACCGACGTCATGAACAGCAGCGGCCTAGACGCTGAGCATGCCGGGTACTTCGTGGCCGTGGCGGAACGCGCATATTGCCCGCGCTATGCGGATATACCGTCGTGA
- a CDS encoding cellulose-binding domain-containing protein, protein MSILSRYGKRWSTALHVAVSALIAVTLGLAIPPMAQAAAVTATLSVSSTWQTGFIAHFTVTNSSLAQLTDWRIDFDMPAGQSVLHTWNSTITQSGTHFVLTPANWNRIIPPGGSATGGFRGVLSGTYSPPTNCLINGQPCT, encoded by the coding sequence ATGAGCATACTGAGCCGTTACGGAAAGCGTTGGAGCACAGCGCTTCACGTAGCCGTTTCGGCATTGATCGCCGTCACCCTCGGACTCGCCATCCCGCCCATGGCGCAAGCGGCCGCGGTCACGGCGACGTTGTCGGTGAGCTCGACGTGGCAGACCGGTTTCATCGCCCACTTCACCGTCACGAACTCGAGCTTGGCGCAACTGACCGATTGGCGGATCGATTTCGACATGCCGGCGGGACAGTCCGTCTTGCACACGTGGAACAGCACGATTACCCAATCCGGCACGCACTTTGTGCTCACCCCGGCGAACTGGAATCGCATCATCCCGCCTGGCGGGTCGGCCACAGGTGGTTTTCGAGGGGTGCTGAGCGGCACTTACTCGCCGCCGACGAATTGCTTGATCAACGGGCAACCCTGCACCTAG
- a CDS encoding MgtC/SapB family protein has product MSWHEIQPFLVALAIGLLLGLERERSHNRKLAAGSRSFALLSLVGAVTASFNQWTVLAGLVGVGPLLALAYFRTSEQDPGTTTAFAALVAYLLGALAYTRPTVAVAIAVVVAALLVSKSRIHRFAREIVSDVELEDAIKFFVVAFVILPLLPDQRLGPYGVLNPAKLWLLVVLLTGIGWVGYIGVRALGPERGLLVTGLAGGFISATATTASMGRLSRTATSLRAPLASALLASLATFAQLLVVIGLVDVDVLRRLWPPVVAAAVVLAGVAAFVYRGAPRPHQQKAAEGDGVEATTASRPFALRPALVLAAVLTFALLVGRWGADMLGPNGVVLATFAAGLADAHAGAVAAASLAAKGDITVDTGLLAIGAALGSNLIVKAVLAFTAGGRRFGLGFVAGTAIPAVVFGAALAGVITAT; this is encoded by the coding sequence GTGAGTTGGCATGAGATCCAGCCGTTCCTGGTGGCGCTGGCAATAGGGTTGCTCCTCGGTTTGGAGCGCGAACGCAGTCACAACCGCAAGCTCGCCGCAGGCTCCCGCTCGTTCGCGCTGCTGTCGCTCGTTGGGGCCGTGACTGCCAGCTTCAACCAGTGGACTGTCCTGGCCGGGCTTGTCGGCGTTGGGCCGTTGTTGGCGCTCGCCTACTTCCGCACCAGTGAACAGGACCCCGGGACTACAACGGCGTTCGCGGCGCTCGTGGCCTATCTGCTCGGCGCGCTCGCTTACACCCGCCCGACGGTGGCCGTGGCAATTGCCGTCGTCGTGGCGGCGCTGCTGGTGTCCAAGAGCCGCATCCATCGCTTCGCCCGCGAGATTGTCAGCGACGTCGAGTTAGAGGACGCGATCAAGTTCTTCGTCGTCGCGTTCGTGATTCTGCCGCTCCTACCGGATCAGCGGCTGGGGCCCTACGGGGTGCTGAACCCAGCGAAGCTCTGGCTTCTCGTGGTGCTGCTCACCGGTATCGGTTGGGTCGGCTACATCGGTGTTCGGGCCCTTGGGCCGGAACGTGGCCTCTTGGTCACCGGGTTGGCCGGCGGATTCATCTCCGCGACGGCGACGACTGCGTCGATGGGCCGGCTGAGCCGCACGGCCACCAGCCTGCGGGCACCCTTGGCGAGCGCGTTGCTCGCCAGCCTCGCCACCTTTGCGCAGCTTCTGGTCGTCATCGGGCTCGTCGACGTCGACGTGCTGCGGCGCCTCTGGCCGCCGGTGGTCGCCGCCGCGGTCGTGCTCGCGGGTGTCGCAGCCTTCGTCTATCGAGGTGCGCCCCGGCCTCATCAGCAAAAAGCCGCCGAGGGCGACGGCGTCGAGGCGACGACGGCGAGCCGCCCTTTCGCCCTGCGGCCTGCCCTGGTCCTGGCCGCGGTGCTCACCTTCGCGCTGCTGGTCGGGCGCTGGGGCGCTGACATGCTCGGCCCGAACGGGGTGGTGCTTGCCACGTTCGCCGCGGGTCTTGCCGACGCGCATGCCGGTGCCGTTGCTGCAGCCAGTTTGGCGGCGAAGGGCGACATCACCGTGGACACCGGGCTGCTGGCCATCGGTGCCGCGCTCGGTTCCAACCTGATCGTCAAGGCGGTCCTGGCATTTACAGCCGGCGGCCGTCGCTTCGGGCTCGGATTTGTTGCCGGGACGGCCATTCCGGCCGTGGTATTCGGCGCCGCCTTGGCCGGGGTGATAACCGCGACTTGA
- a CDS encoding DUF732 domain-containing protein gives MPSLRWRAGFTVLMAAGAALVGSAGIATANPADDAYLAQLRAVGVTWPPKTEEALIGEAHLICYDLTWGWTPQQIADDVHAHLNARGVTLLDVGTMVNAAHNTYCPGNVCDAPSLCT, from the coding sequence ATGCCCTCACTTCGCTGGCGGGCGGGATTCACCGTCCTGATGGCGGCCGGCGCCGCCCTGGTCGGTAGCGCGGGGATCGCCACCGCGAACCCCGCTGACGACGCATACCTGGCCCAGCTGCGCGCCGTCGGCGTCACGTGGCCGCCCAAGACGGAAGAGGCCCTCATCGGGGAAGCGCACCTCATCTGCTACGACCTCACGTGGGGTTGGACGCCACAACAGATTGCCGACGACGTTCACGCCCACCTAAACGCAAGGGGCGTCACACTGTTGGACGTCGGGACCATGGTCAACGCCGCGCACAACACCTATTGCCCCGGCAATGTATGCGACGCCCCCAGCCTTTGCACGTGA
- a CDS encoding PGRS repeat-containing protein: MSSVSPAVLPRPADVVATRRVRGGFRPARCGFTGVTNAQGTGTPGQAGGILWGNGGNGANGGSSGGVAGGAGGTGGVLFGNHGTTGMG; this comes from the coding sequence ATGTCTAGCGTTTCTCCTGCGGTCCTGCCGCGCCCTGCGGATGTGGTGGCCACCCGTCGCGTCCGGGGCGGATTCCGACCTGCCCGGTGCGGCTTCACCGGGGTCACGAACGCACAGGGCACCGGCACGCCCGGGCAGGCCGGCGGGATCCTCTGGGGCAACGGCGGCAACGGCGCCAACGGTGGGAGCAGCGGCGGCGTGGCGGGCGGCGCCGGTGGCACAGGCGGAGTGTTATTCGGCAACCACGGTACTACCGGGATGGGATGA